In Paenacidovorax monticola, the genomic window TGCCAGGCTCTCGACCTGGCTGGTGCGCATCGTGGCCAACGAAGCCCTGGGGCGGTTGCGGCGGCGGGAGGCGCAGGTCATTCCCCTGGATGCTGCAATGCATTCGAGCGAACCCGAGACCCTGGCATCGCTGACGGCCGACCCCGACCGGCAGCCCGAGCGGGTGGCCATGCGTACGGAGCTTCGCCAGCTCATGGAAGCGCGCATCGACCTGCTGCCCGATGCTTTTCGCAGCGTGTTCATGCTGCGCGCCGTCGAGGAAATGAACGTCGAAGAGGTCTCACAGGCGCTGGGCATTCCGGAGGCCACCGTGCGCACCCGCTTCTTCCGCGCCCGCAGCCTGCTGCGCGAGGGCCTGGCGAGCGACATCGACGTGGCGCTGGGCGACGCCTTTGCCTTCGACGGGGCGCGCTGCGACCGCATCGTCGTGGCCGTGCTGGCCAGGGCAGCCCAGGCTGGCCCTGGCACTGCGGGCTGAAGCCGCTCGCGGAAGACACCGGCATTCGCCTGGCCCGCCCGCACAGGGGCGTCAGACCCCGACAGCGTCGACTACCGGCTCCGTGGCACGCACGTGATCTGCAGCCCCCGGGCTACACCAAGGATGGCGCGAACGAGAACCCGCGCTTCAGCCCCCGGTACACGATGGAAGTTGCACGGAGCGGCGTTCTGCGCGCGCAGCGGGAATGTTCTGGCCTCCGGTCGCATCCAATGACGACAAGGGCCCTCTGCGGAAGGCCCTCCTCCGCGCACCGCCACCACTCCAGGAGGTATCGCCATGACCACCTACACGGCCAGACTCCAGGCCCGCGAGCCCATCGCCGAAGGCACGATGGCTTTCCATTTCGACAAGCCGCCCGGGTTCACGTTCAAGCCCGGGCAGGCACTGGACATCGTGCTCGGCGCCGGGACTGCGTCCAGCGAGCCGGAAGCCCGCCATGCGTTCTCCATTGTCAGCGCGCCGTTCGAGAACGAACTGGTCATCGCCACGCGCATGCGCGACAGCGCCTTCAAGCGCGCGCTGGGCGCCCTGCCGATCGGTGCGAGCGTCATGATCGATGGCCCCTTCGGCTCGCTCGGCCTGCACAAGGCCGCGGCCCGCGCGGGCGTCTTCATCGCCGGCGGCATCGGCATCACCCCGTTCATGAGCATCCTGCGCCAGGCGGCGAGCCACCCCACGCCGCATAACCTGCTCCTGCTCTATGCCAACCACCGTCCGGAAGATGCGGCCTTCCTGACCGAACTGCAGCAGCTGGAAGCGGCGAACCCCAGATTCCGCATGGTCGCCACGATGACGCGCATGGACCGTTCCGCTCGGCCCTGGGCAGGGCTTACGGGCCGGATCGAC contains:
- a CDS encoding RNA polymerase sigma factor — encoded protein: MHNLPTPSSHQAADAELAARAASGDADAFEAIMRRHNRLLFRTARSILKSDSDAEDALQEAYLRAWRALDGFRADARLSTWLVRIVANEALGRLRRREAQVIPLDAAMHSSEPETLASLTADPDRQPERVAMRTELRQLMEARIDLLPDAFRSVFMLRAVEEMNVEEVSQALGIPEATVRTRFFRARSLLREGLASDIDVALGDAFAFDGARCDRIVVAVLARAAQAGPGTAG
- a CDS encoding ferredoxin--NADP reductase: MTTYTARLQAREPIAEGTMAFHFDKPPGFTFKPGQALDIVLGAGTASSEPEARHAFSIVSAPFENELVIATRMRDSAFKRALGALPIGASVMIDGPFGSLGLHKAAARAGVFIAGGIGITPFMSILRQAASHPTPHNLLLLYANHRPEDAAFLTELQQLEAANPRFRMVATMTRMDRSARPWAGLTGRIDSGFVQRVASGLPAPVFYIAGPPGMVEAARQALAGAGIDEDDVRSEEFHGY